Proteins encoded by one window of Gordonia jinghuaiqii:
- the pgl gene encoding 6-phosphogluconolactonase — protein MTTETLVFDSKQELVDTAAARFVDLVTRAQAERGVASVVLTGGSNGIGLLSALAADSGTIDWSKVDIYWGDDRFVPADDPERNSGQAREALLDKVPVDPSRVFPMAPSDGPLGDDIEAAAADYAAVLTGRSTDGIAPEFDLHLLGMGGEGHINSLFPHTDATAETVKSVVAVENSPKPPPRRITLTLPVINRSREVWFLVAGADKAEAVAAAHAGADPADWPCAGAHGTEETIWFLDEDAAAQIS, from the coding sequence ATGACCACCGAGACACTGGTCTTCGACTCCAAGCAGGAGCTCGTCGACACCGCCGCCGCCCGTTTCGTCGACCTCGTCACCCGCGCCCAGGCCGAACGCGGTGTCGCCAGCGTGGTGCTGACCGGGGGCAGCAACGGCATCGGGCTTCTGTCGGCACTCGCCGCCGACAGCGGCACCATCGACTGGTCGAAGGTCGACATCTATTGGGGCGATGACCGTTTCGTCCCCGCCGACGACCCCGAACGCAACTCCGGACAGGCACGGGAGGCGCTGCTCGACAAGGTGCCCGTCGACCCGTCCCGGGTGTTCCCGATGGCCCCGTCCGACGGGCCTCTCGGGGACGACATCGAGGCGGCCGCAGCCGATTACGCCGCCGTGCTCACCGGACGGTCCACCGACGGCATCGCCCCCGAGTTCGACCTCCACCTGCTCGGCATGGGCGGCGAGGGACACATCAACTCGCTGTTCCCCCACACCGACGCCACCGCCGAGACTGTCAAATCCGTTGTTGCCGTCGAGAACTCACCCAAGCCGCCGCCGCGCCGGATCACGCTGACCCTGCCGGTGATCAACCGCTCCCGCGAGGTGTGGTTCCTGGTGGCCGGAGCCGACAAGGCCGAGGCCGTCGCCGCCGCCCACGCCGGAGCCGACCCGGCCGACTGGCCGTGCGCCGGCGCCCACGGCACCGAGGAGACCATCTGGTTCCTCGACGAGGACGCCGCCGCACAGATCAGTTGA
- a CDS encoding glucose-6-phosphate dehydrogenase assembly protein OpcA: MIVELPDSSTGRVAKKIIEVRAAGGALSLGRVLTLVVCVEQGEPMEGAIEAAIGASREHPSRVIVVYRGVREADSRLDAQIRVGGDAGASEVVVLSLQGEMADRPASVVTPFLLPDTPVVTWWPGEGPERPADDPLGKLGHRRILDATKAADPGTVLARRLTSYSPGDTDIAWTRVTHWRAILASAVDRPPHSRIIEVEVTGAQDSPAVDLLAGWLRSALGVPTRRRRGSFEIRLHREEGPTILAVDEENNAILSMPGKPDGRIAMGHRDLPMCIAEELRRLDTDEIYAHALRGVPDVEFADDSEGAGIR; the protein is encoded by the coding sequence ATGATCGTCGAACTTCCCGACTCCTCGACCGGACGCGTCGCCAAGAAGATCATCGAGGTCCGGGCAGCCGGTGGCGCACTCAGTCTCGGTCGTGTGCTCACGCTGGTGGTCTGCGTGGAGCAAGGCGAACCGATGGAGGGCGCGATCGAGGCCGCGATCGGCGCGAGCCGTGAGCATCCCAGTCGCGTCATCGTCGTCTACCGCGGTGTGCGCGAGGCTGATTCGCGCCTCGACGCACAGATCCGCGTCGGCGGCGACGCGGGCGCGTCGGAGGTGGTGGTGTTGTCATTGCAGGGCGAGATGGCCGACCGGCCCGCCAGCGTGGTCACCCCGTTCCTGCTCCCCGACACCCCGGTGGTCACCTGGTGGCCCGGCGAGGGACCCGAGCGTCCGGCCGACGACCCGCTCGGCAAGCTGGGGCACCGGCGAATCCTCGACGCCACCAAGGCCGCCGATCCCGGCACGGTGCTGGCGCGCCGGCTGACCTCCTACTCCCCCGGTGACACCGACATCGCGTGGACGCGGGTCACGCACTGGCGAGCGATCCTCGCCTCCGCGGTCGACCGTCCGCCGCACAGCCGCATCATCGAGGTGGAGGTGACCGGCGCACAGGACTCGCCGGCGGTGGATCTTCTCGCCGGGTGGCTGCGTTCGGCGCTCGGTGTGCCGACCCGGCGCCGGCGCGGGAGTTTCGAGATCCGGCTGCATCGGGAGGAAGGTCCCACGATCCTCGCGGTGGACGAGGAGAACAACGCGATCCTGTCCATGCCGGGCAAACCCGACGGCCGGATCGCCATGGGGCACCGGGATCTGCCGATGTGCATCGCCGAGGAACTCCGCCGCCTCGACACCGACGAGATCTACGCGCACGCCCTCCGAGGCGTCCCCGACGTCGAGTTCGCAGACGACAGTGAAGGAGCAGGCATCCGATGA
- the zwf gene encoding glucose-6-phosphate dehydrogenase, translating to MAVGEDSTGPGSWTNALRDPQDKRLPRIAGPCSLVIFGVTGDLARKKLMPAVYDLANRGLLPPSFALVGFARRDWTDEDFAAIVHDAVREHARTGFREEVWERLAEGFRFVQGNFDDDAAFDTLRDTLGALDVQRGTDGNHAFYLSIPPKAFPTVCEQLERSGLAAPTGDSWRRVVIEKPFGHDLASARELNSIVNSVFPESSVFRIDHYLGKETVQNILALRFANQLFDPLWSSHYVDHVQITMAEDIGLGGRAGYYDGIGAARDVIQNHLLQLMALVAMEEPISFEPKQLQAEKIKVLAATRNVLPIEENTARGQYGPGWQGSEKVPGLKDEEGFAKDSKTETFAAIALEVDSRRWAGVPFYLRTGKRLGRRVTEIALVFKRAPHLPFDQTMTEELSQNALVIRVQPDEGITLRFGSKVPGSSMEVRDVNMDFSYGTAFTEASPEAYERLILDVLLGVPSLFPVNEEVELSWRILDPVLDHWAAEGSPDTYESGTWGPRSAEEMMARAGRTWRRP from the coding sequence GTGGCCGTAGGCGAGGATTCGACCGGTCCGGGTTCGTGGACCAATGCGCTTCGTGATCCCCAGGACAAACGGCTGCCCCGCATCGCCGGCCCGTGCAGCCTGGTCATCTTCGGGGTCACCGGGGACCTGGCACGCAAGAAGTTGATGCCTGCGGTCTACGACCTCGCCAACCGCGGCCTCCTGCCACCCTCCTTCGCGCTCGTCGGGTTCGCGCGCCGCGACTGGACCGACGAGGACTTCGCTGCGATCGTGCACGACGCCGTGCGCGAGCACGCTCGCACCGGATTCCGCGAGGAGGTGTGGGAGCGTCTCGCCGAGGGCTTCCGCTTCGTCCAGGGCAACTTCGACGACGACGCCGCGTTCGACACGCTGCGCGACACCCTGGGCGCGCTCGACGTCCAACGCGGCACGGACGGCAATCATGCGTTCTACCTGTCGATTCCGCCCAAGGCGTTCCCCACGGTGTGTGAGCAGCTCGAACGCAGCGGGCTCGCGGCACCGACCGGTGACAGCTGGCGCCGGGTCGTCATCGAGAAGCCTTTCGGCCACGATCTGGCCTCGGCCCGCGAGCTGAACTCGATCGTCAACAGCGTGTTCCCGGAGTCGTCGGTGTTCCGCATCGACCACTACCTTGGCAAGGAGACGGTCCAGAACATCCTGGCGCTGCGGTTCGCCAATCAGCTGTTCGATCCGCTGTGGAGTTCGCACTACGTCGACCACGTCCAGATCACCATGGCCGAGGACATCGGCCTCGGTGGACGGGCCGGTTACTACGACGGCATCGGTGCGGCCCGTGACGTCATCCAGAACCACCTCCTCCAGCTGATGGCGCTGGTGGCGATGGAGGAGCCGATCTCGTTCGAGCCCAAGCAGTTGCAGGCCGAGAAGATCAAGGTCCTGGCCGCGACCCGGAACGTGCTGCCGATCGAGGAGAACACCGCGCGCGGGCAGTACGGTCCGGGCTGGCAGGGAAGCGAGAAGGTTCCCGGCCTCAAGGACGAGGAGGGGTTCGCCAAGGACTCCAAGACCGAGACCTTCGCCGCGATCGCCCTCGAGGTCGACTCCCGCCGCTGGGCGGGTGTCCCGTTCTACCTGCGCACCGGCAAGCGTCTGGGCAGGCGCGTGACCGAGATCGCGCTCGTGTTCAAACGCGCCCCGCACCTGCCGTTCGACCAGACGATGACGGAGGAACTCAGCCAGAACGCCCTGGTCATCCGCGTGCAGCCGGATGAGGGCATCACGCTGCGTTTCGGCTCCAAGGTCCCCGGGTCGAGCATGGAGGTCCGCGACGTCAACATGGACTTCAGCTACGGCACCGCCTTCACCGAGGCGTCGCCGGAGGCCTACGAGCGGCTGATCCTCGACGTCCTGTTGGGGGTGCCCTCGCTGTTCCCGGTGAACGAGGAGGTCGAGTTGTCGTGGCGGATCCTCGATCCGGTCCTCGACCACTGGGCTGCCGAGGGTTCCCCGGACACCTACGAATCGGGTACGTGGGGTCCGCGCTCCGCCGAGGAGATGATGGCGCGCGCGGGCCGGACCTGGCGCCGACCGTGA
- the tal gene encoding transaldolase — MTQNEKLAELSAAGVSVWLDDLSRDLISSGELADLIATKSVVGVTTNPSIFQAALSKGTAYDGQVTELAARGADVDTTIRTVTTDDVRNACDVLAPTFEATGGVDGRVSIEVDPRVAHDADATLAQAVELWKIVDRPNVLIKIPATEAGLPAITKVIAEGISVNVTLIFSVERYEKVIEAYLDGLDAAAEAGHDLSRIHSVASFFVSRVDTEIDKRLDAIGTPEATELKGKAALANARLAYSAYQQVFEVESRFPELLAKGARPQRALWASTGVKNPDYPDTLYVSELVAPNTVNTMPGKTMDAFADHGWVNTESIVGLAAESQEIFDKISAVGVDTVDVFKVLEDEGVSKFEDAWNDLINATAEQLSAAIKG, encoded by the coding sequence GTGACCCAGAACGAGAAGCTCGCCGAACTGTCCGCCGCCGGTGTCTCGGTGTGGCTGGACGACCTGTCCCGGGACCTGATCAGTTCGGGTGAGCTGGCAGATCTCATCGCCACCAAGTCGGTCGTCGGGGTGACCACCAACCCGTCGATCTTCCAGGCCGCGCTGTCCAAGGGCACCGCATACGACGGCCAGGTCACCGAGCTGGCGGCGCGCGGCGCCGACGTGGACACCACCATCCGGACAGTGACCACCGACGACGTCCGCAATGCCTGTGACGTCCTGGCGCCGACCTTCGAGGCGACCGGCGGCGTCGACGGCCGGGTGTCGATCGAGGTCGACCCCCGCGTGGCCCACGATGCCGACGCCACCCTGGCCCAGGCGGTCGAGCTGTGGAAGATCGTCGACCGGCCGAACGTGCTCATCAAGATCCCGGCCACCGAGGCGGGTCTGCCGGCGATCACGAAGGTGATCGCCGAGGGCATCAGCGTGAACGTGACGCTGATCTTCTCGGTGGAGCGCTACGAGAAGGTCATCGAGGCCTACCTCGACGGCCTTGACGCCGCCGCCGAAGCCGGACACGACCTGTCCCGCATCCACTCGGTCGCCTCGTTCTTCGTCTCACGCGTGGACACCGAGATCGACAAGCGGCTCGACGCCATCGGCACCCCCGAGGCCACCGAGCTCAAGGGCAAGGCCGCGCTGGCCAACGCACGTCTCGCCTACTCGGCGTACCAGCAGGTCTTCGAGGTGGAGTCGCGCTTCCCCGAGCTGCTCGCCAAGGGCGCGCGTCCCCAGCGCGCGCTGTGGGCCTCGACCGGCGTGAAGAACCCCGATTACCCGGACACGCTGTATGTCAGCGAGCTCGTCGCCCCGAACACGGTCAACACCATGCCGGGCAAGACGATGGACGCCTTCGCCGACCACGGCTGGGTCAACACCGAGTCGATCGTCGGACTGGCCGCGGAGTCCCAGGAGATCTTCGACAAGATCTCCGCCGTGGGCGTCGACACCGTCGACGTCTTCAAGGTGCTCGAGGACGAGGGTGTCAGCAAGTTCGAGGACGCGTGGAACGACCTGATCAACGCGACCGCCGAGCAGCTGTCCGCGGCGATCAAGGGCTGA
- the tkt gene encoding transketolase, translated as MADTDEIRALTTPRHPDDWTDTDTRAVDTARILAADAVQKCGSGHPGTAMSLAPLAYTLFQRVMRHDPTDTDWAGRDRFVLSCGHSSLTLYIQLYLGGFGLELSDIEALRSWDSLTPGHPEFRHTRGVEITTGPLGQGLASSVGMAMAARRERGLFDADAAPGKSPFDHYIYVIASDGDIEEGVTSEASSLAGTQQLGNLIVFYDQNQISIEDDTDIALSEDVAKRYEAYGWHVQTVEGGEDIVAIEAAVSAAQQVIDKPSIICLRTIIGYPAPNMMNTGMAHGAALGEDEVAATKKVLGFDPEKNFEVTDEVIGHTRKLIDRGAQLRKDWTASFDAWAEKNPDAKALFDRLNAHELPEGWTDALPSWNVGDKDVATRAASGKVLSALAPVLPELWGGSADLAGSNNTTMDGEPSFGPESISTKKWSANPYGRTLHFGVREHAMGSILSGIALHGPTRAYGGTFLQFADYMRPAVRLAALMEIDPIYVWTHDSIGLGEDGPTHQPIEHLAALRAIPNLDVIRPADANETAFAWQHLLTRRNHPAGLALTRQNVPILEGTSAQGVANGGYILNDSEGDPQVVLIGTGSEVYLAVDAQKALADKGIKARVVSMPCVEWFDEQPKGYRDHVLPPSVPRVAVEAGIAMPWYRIVGAGGEIVSIEHFGASADYKVLYTKFGITAEAVTAAAERVVAG; from the coding sequence GTGGCCGACACAGACGAGATCCGCGCTTTGACCACCCCCCGCCATCCTGACGACTGGACCGACACCGACACCCGGGCGGTCGACACGGCCCGGATCCTCGCCGCCGACGCCGTGCAGAAGTGCGGTAGCGGACATCCCGGTACCGCGATGAGCCTCGCGCCTCTCGCCTACACGCTTTTCCAGCGGGTCATGCGCCACGACCCCACCGACACCGACTGGGCCGGTCGCGATCGTTTCGTGCTGTCGTGCGGACACTCGAGCCTGACGCTCTACATCCAGCTGTACCTCGGCGGGTTCGGCCTCGAGCTCTCCGACATCGAGGCGCTGCGCAGCTGGGACTCGCTGACCCCCGGCCACCCCGAGTTCCGCCACACCCGGGGCGTGGAGATCACCACCGGCCCGCTCGGCCAGGGTCTCGCGTCCTCGGTCGGCATGGCGATGGCCGCCCGCCGCGAGCGCGGGCTGTTCGACGCCGACGCCGCACCCGGCAAGAGCCCGTTCGATCACTACATCTACGTGATCGCCTCCGACGGTGACATCGAAGAGGGAGTCACCTCCGAGGCCAGTTCACTGGCCGGCACCCAGCAGCTGGGCAACCTGATCGTGTTCTACGACCAGAACCAGATCTCGATCGAGGACGACACCGACATCGCCCTGTCCGAGGATGTCGCCAAGCGCTACGAGGCGTACGGCTGGCATGTCCAGACCGTCGAGGGCGGCGAGGACATCGTCGCGATCGAGGCCGCGGTCTCCGCCGCTCAGCAGGTCATCGACAAGCCGTCCATCATCTGCCTGCGCACGATCATCGGCTACCCGGCACCGAACATGATGAACACCGGCATGGCCCACGGCGCCGCACTCGGCGAAGACGAGGTCGCCGCCACGAAGAAGGTCCTCGGGTTCGACCCGGAGAAGAACTTCGAGGTCACCGACGAGGTCATCGGCCACACCCGCAAACTCATCGACCGTGGCGCGCAGCTCCGCAAGGACTGGACCGCTTCTTTCGACGCGTGGGCCGAGAAGAACCCCGACGCCAAGGCGCTGTTCGACCGGCTCAACGCCCACGAGCTGCCCGAGGGGTGGACCGACGCGCTGCCGAGCTGGAACGTCGGCGACAAGGACGTCGCGACCCGCGCCGCGTCGGGCAAGGTGCTCTCCGCGCTCGCCCCGGTCCTGCCCGAGCTGTGGGGCGGTTCGGCCGACCTCGCCGGCTCCAACAACACCACGATGGACGGTGAGCCGTCGTTCGGTCCGGAGTCGATCAGCACCAAGAAGTGGTCGGCCAACCCGTACGGCCGCACGCTGCACTTCGGTGTCCGCGAACACGCGATGGGCTCGATCCTGTCGGGTATCGCCCTACACGGTCCCACCCGCGCCTACGGTGGCACGTTCCTGCAGTTCGCCGACTACATGCGTCCCGCGGTGCGACTCGCCGCGCTGATGGAGATCGACCCGATCTACGTCTGGACCCACGACTCGATCGGACTGGGCGAGGACGGACCCACGCACCAGCCGATCGAGCACCTCGCCGCGCTGCGCGCCATCCCGAACCTCGACGTCATCCGGCCCGCCGATGCCAACGAGACCGCGTTCGCCTGGCAGCACCTGCTGACCCGCCGCAACCATCCGGCCGGTCTCGCGCTCACCCGGCAGAACGTCCCGATCCTCGAGGGCACCTCGGCGCAGGGCGTCGCCAACGGCGGTTACATCCTCAACGATTCCGAGGGCGACCCGCAGGTCGTGCTGATCGGCACCGGCTCCGAGGTGTACCTCGCCGTCGATGCCCAGAAGGCGTTGGCGGACAAGGGCATCAAGGCCCGCGTCGTGTCCATGCCATGTGTCGAGTGGTTCGACGAGCAGCCGAAGGGCTACCGCGATCACGTGCTCCCGCCGTCGGTGCCGCGCGTGGCCGTCGAAGCCGGGATCGCCATGCCGTGGTACCGCATCGTCGGCGCCGGCGGCGAGATCGTCTCCATCGAGCACTTCGGTGCGTCGGCGGATTACAAGGTGCTCTACACGAAGTTCGGGATCACCGCCGAAGCCGTCACCGCCGCGGCCGAGCGCGTCGTCGCCGGCTGA
- a CDS encoding heme o synthase yields the protein MSGDSSAASHSTDTASHPQDSTDSVAPADLSWAGRVRASVLAYIALTKPRVIELLLVATIPVMLQADRGHVDLAVIAFTLIGGWLGAGSANTLNMVADADIDKKMKRTARRPLARRAVSTRSALIFGLLLWVASFAVLYVAANLLSALLVSATILFYVGVYTLILKRRTWQNVVWGGAAGCMPTLVGWAAVTGSLSWQPIVLFAVIFFWTPPHTWALAMRYKEDYKAAGVPMLPVIATEERVTRQMLIYTWLTVVSSLLLIPATSWIYTVIAVAAGAWFVERVHKLYRDTKRGAEVAPLKVFLQSNEYLAIVFCGLAIDAVVGLQTISSYF from the coding sequence GTGAGCGGGGACAGTTCCGCCGCATCTCACTCGACCGACACCGCATCGCATCCGCAGGATTCGACGGATTCCGTCGCGCCGGCCGATCTCTCGTGGGCCGGACGAGTGCGTGCGTCAGTGCTCGCCTACATCGCACTGACCAAGCCGCGCGTCATCGAGCTGCTCCTGGTGGCGACGATCCCGGTGATGCTGCAGGCCGACCGAGGTCACGTCGACCTCGCCGTCATCGCGTTCACCCTGATCGGTGGATGGCTCGGTGCCGGCAGCGCCAACACCCTCAACATGGTCGCCGATGCCGACATCGACAAGAAGATGAAGCGGACCGCGCGTCGTCCGTTGGCCAGACGTGCGGTCTCGACACGCAGCGCCCTGATCTTCGGCCTCCTGCTGTGGGTGGCGTCGTTCGCCGTGTTGTATGTCGCGGCCAACCTGCTCTCCGCACTGCTGGTGTCCGCCACGATCCTGTTCTACGTCGGCGTGTACACGCTGATCCTCAAGCGCCGCACCTGGCAGAACGTGGTGTGGGGCGGCGCGGCCGGATGCATGCCCACCCTGGTGGGCTGGGCCGCCGTCACCGGTTCGCTGAGCTGGCAGCCGATCGTCCTGTTCGCGGTCATCTTCTTCTGGACGCCGCCGCACACCTGGGCGCTGGCGATGCGCTACAAGGAGGACTACAAGGCTGCGGGCGTGCCGATGCTCCCGGTCATCGCGACCGAGGAACGCGTCACCCGTCAGATGCTCATCTACACCTGGCTGACGGTCGTGAGTTCGCTGCTGCTGATCCCGGCCACGAGCTGGATCTACACGGTCATCGCGGTCGCCGCCGGCGCCTGGTTCGTCGAGCGCGTGCACAAGCTGTACCGCGACACCAAGCGTGGTGCCGAGGTGGCGCCGCTCAAGGTGTTCCTCCAGTCCAACGAGTACCTGGCCATCGTCTTCTGCGGTCTCGCCATCGACGCGGTCGTCGGGCTGCAGACCATCTCGTCGTACTTCTGA